The Pelagibaculum spongiae genome has a segment encoding these proteins:
- a CDS encoding PhnE/PtxC family ABC transporter permease: protein MPGAKGPFSSSNIKLPKSFSLSNGITTAANYKKLSLLLLALAVALVFVSDLTVIHSDPWFELQRMLIGVVTPDFSQIDQLGFSILTTLAFAILGVAGGLLLGFLLALYYPQSALLRTICALTRSVHELFWGLILIQIFGLSSPAGLLAIAIPYSCTFAKVFAEQIEHASNQPLNALASSHGLAAQLYAKVPLVCQQMKSYILYRTECALRASAILGFIGLPTLGFHLETALSHGDYSTAAAVLYLFVLLAGSLRWWLRGWSWLLAVVVSSFTISWEHHFQLRFLWRFVSQDIVPAPLKNGWVDGWPQALLDWLISLLPQISDGVLNNLQVGFLAMVFSGSIGLIAFPLVADNLNSGKKLWLSRLLLLIVRSLPEFLLAFVLLIVFGPSLLPGLLALAIHNGAVIAYMVARYSEGLHLRDDASRGGYLYFYEVLPRLYGSFLAFLFYRWEVIMRETAVLGVIGIPTLGFYIDSAFEEFRLDRAFLLVFISALLNLLVDQFSRRVRSRLG from the coding sequence ATGCCCGGCGCTAAAGGCCCGTTTTCATCTAGCAATATAAAGTTGCCAAAATCTTTTAGTTTATCGAATGGAATAACCACCGCGGCAAATTACAAAAAGTTATCGCTGCTTTTGCTGGCGCTTGCTGTGGCATTGGTTTTTGTTTCTGATTTGACCGTGATTCACTCTGACCCTTGGTTTGAACTGCAACGAATGCTAATTGGTGTCGTTACACCAGATTTTAGCCAGATTGATCAGCTAGGTTTTTCTATTCTTACCACCTTGGCATTTGCCATATTGGGTGTTGCTGGTGGCTTGTTGTTGGGCTTTTTGCTGGCGCTTTATTATCCGCAGTCAGCACTGCTTCGCACGATTTGCGCCCTAACTCGTTCAGTTCATGAGTTGTTTTGGGGGCTTATCCTAATTCAGATTTTTGGGTTGTCATCTCCTGCCGGTTTGCTGGCAATCGCTATTCCTTATAGCTGTACTTTCGCCAAGGTGTTTGCCGAACAAATTGAGCATGCGTCGAATCAACCATTAAATGCACTGGCAAGCTCCCATGGTCTGGCGGCGCAGTTATATGCCAAGGTGCCATTAGTTTGTCAGCAAATGAAGAGCTACATACTGTATCGCACTGAATGTGCCCTGCGAGCCAGTGCAATACTCGGTTTTATCGGGCTGCCAACGTTGGGCTTTCATTTGGAAACAGCACTGAGTCATGGCGATTATTCGACAGCTGCTGCGGTGCTTTACCTGTTTGTTTTATTGGCAGGTAGCTTGCGCTGGTGGCTGCGCGGCTGGAGTTGGTTGCTTGCGGTGGTGGTCAGTAGCTTTACCATTTCCTGGGAACATCATTTTCAGTTGCGCTTTTTATGGCGCTTTGTTTCACAAGACATCGTGCCGGCACCGTTAAAAAATGGCTGGGTAGATGGCTGGCCGCAAGCATTGCTCGACTGGTTGATTTCATTGTTGCCGCAAATTAGCGACGGTGTTCTGAACAATCTGCAAGTCGGCTTTCTAGCGATGGTGTTCAGTGGTTCGATTGGCCTGATAGCTTTTCCGTTGGTAGCGGACAATCTAAACAGCGGTAAAAAACTCTGGTTAAGTCGCTTGTTACTATTAATAGTGCGCAGTTTGCCGGAGTTTTTGCTTGCGTTTGTATTGCTAATTGTTTTTGGACCTTCTTTACTTCCCGGTTTATTAGCGCTAGCGATTCATAATGGTGCGGTTATTGCCTATATGGTGGCGCGTTACAGTGAAGGTTTACATTTAAGAGACGATGCTTCTCGAGGTGGTTACCTGTATTTTTATGAGGTATTGCCAAGGCTTTACGGTAGTTTTCTGGCTTTCCTATTTTATCGATGGGAAGTGATTATGCGGGAAACAGCGGTATTAGGCGTTATCGGCATTCCTACGCTAGGTTTTTATATTGATTCGGCGTTCGAAGAATTTCGACTTGATCGTGCATTTTTGTTGGTTTTTATTTCAGCGTTACTCAATTTGCTGGTAGATCAGTTTTCTCGCCGCGTTCGAAGTCGCCTTGGCTAA